The following are from one region of the Microbacterium sp. cx-55 genome:
- the rpmA gene encoding 50S ribosomal protein L27 — protein MAHKKGASSTRNGRDSNAQRLGVKRFGGQVVSAGEIIVRQRGTHFHPGDNVGRGGDDTLFALSAGAVQFGTKGGRKVVNIVEAAV, from the coding sequence ATGGCACATAAAAAGGGCGCAAGCTCCACCCGCAACGGTCGTGACTCCAACGCGCAGCGCCTGGGCGTCAAGCGCTTCGGCGGTCAGGTCGTCAGCGCCGGCGAGATCATCGTCCGCCAGCGCGGCACGCACTTCCACCCCGGCGACAACGTCGGCCGTGGCGGCGACGACACGCTCTTCGCGCTGTCGGCCGGTGCTGTGCAGTTCGGCACCAAGGGCGGCCGCAAGGTCGTCAACATCGTCGAAGCTGCGGTTTAG
- a CDS encoding YbaB/EbfC family nucleoid-associated protein: MTLENDTLAAVESARMRVIAQTERARTAAKDAAVMADEVRAAASTARSPGGEVSVTAQAGGAVTRVDITERGREWDARTLSSVLTDTIRKAQREAAEAAVRRLSSSVGADSPLVSSVRAQIDAQFGTDSVIENR, encoded by the coding sequence ATGACGCTCGAAAACGACACGCTGGCTGCCGTCGAATCCGCACGGATGCGGGTTATCGCACAGACGGAACGCGCACGAACTGCAGCGAAAGACGCCGCGGTCATGGCGGACGAGGTGCGTGCGGCGGCGTCGACCGCCCGCTCACCCGGGGGTGAGGTGTCGGTGACCGCGCAGGCCGGGGGCGCCGTCACCCGAGTCGACATCACCGAGCGCGGGCGCGAATGGGATGCCCGCACACTGTCGAGCGTGCTCACCGACACGATTCGCAAAGCACAGCGCGAAGCGGCCGAGGCGGCCGTCCGCCGCTTGTCGTCATCGGTCGGCGCGGATTCTCCGCTGGTATCGAGCGTGCGCGCGCAGATCGACGCCCAGTTCGGCACCGATTCCGTCATCGAGAACCGCTGA
- a CDS encoding WXG100 family type VII secretion target — MDRLEVNPAKIAESAASIASAGKAIDDALAQLDEAASVLRSQWSGDAQVAYDAAHARLADLFATRTELLQTVSTALDQLATGYSTVDLEGAHTLGVSG, encoded by the coding sequence ATGGACCGCCTGGAAGTGAACCCGGCCAAGATCGCTGAATCCGCCGCGTCGATCGCGTCCGCGGGAAAGGCGATCGACGACGCTCTCGCGCAACTCGACGAAGCGGCCTCGGTTCTGCGATCGCAATGGTCCGGAGATGCGCAGGTCGCGTACGACGCTGCCCACGCGAGGCTGGCAGACCTGTTCGCGACGCGCACCGAGCTCCTGCAGACCGTCAGCACGGCGCTCGACCAACTCGCGACGGGGTACTCGACCGTGGACCTGGAGGGCGCTCACACATTGGGCGTATCCGGATGA
- the rplU gene encoding 50S ribosomal protein L21 — translation MVYAVVRAGGRQEKVEVGTIVVLDRQRAKIGETLELPAVLLVDGDAVTTDANTLAKVTVTAEVLGEERGPKIVIQKFKNKTGYKKRQGHRQDLTRVKVTGIK, via the coding sequence GTGGTTTACGCAGTTGTGCGCGCCGGTGGCCGGCAGGAAAAGGTCGAGGTCGGCACGATCGTCGTCCTCGACCGTCAGCGGGCGAAGATCGGCGAGACGCTCGAGCTTCCCGCCGTCCTCCTGGTCGACGGAGACGCGGTCACCACCGACGCGAACACGCTCGCGAAGGTGACCGTCACCGCCGAGGTTCTCGGCGAAGAGCGCGGCCCCAAGATCGTGATCCAGAAGTTCAAGAACAAGACCGGTTACAAGAAGCGCCAGGGTCACCGTCAGGACCTCACGCGCGTCAAGGTCACCGGCATCAAGTAA
- a CDS encoding DUF4233 domain-containing protein, whose protein sequence is MEGRVDGVSAGTDPAGRVPRQRRARGAQESLAQIVLVFESVIVFLAGLTVYGLEVLPAGIEPWWGIVAGSVFAVLMVAASGVVRWRWGIVVGWIMQVVLALAAFLVPAILIVAFIFGGMWAYATIKGAALDRRNARLAADPTLANGD, encoded by the coding sequence GTGGAAGGACGGGTGGACGGCGTGAGCGCCGGCACCGACCCGGCGGGCCGCGTGCCACGGCAGCGCCGCGCGCGCGGTGCCCAGGAGTCCCTCGCCCAGATCGTGCTCGTCTTCGAATCGGTCATCGTCTTCCTCGCGGGTCTGACCGTCTACGGGCTAGAGGTGCTCCCGGCGGGAATCGAGCCCTGGTGGGGGATCGTCGCGGGTTCGGTGTTCGCCGTGCTGATGGTCGCCGCGAGCGGAGTCGTGCGCTGGCGCTGGGGGATCGTCGTCGGCTGGATCATGCAGGTGGTGCTGGCACTGGCCGCGTTCCTCGTGCCGGCCATTCTTATCGTGGCGTTCATTTTCGGCGGCATGTGGGCGTATGCGACGATCAAGGGAGCGGCACTCGATCGACGCAACGCCCGACTCGCCGCTGACCCCACCCTCGCGAACGGAGACTGA
- a CDS encoding DUF4031 domain-containing protein, with protein sequence MAILIDDPRWPAHGRLWSHLVSDSDLAELHAFAAANGIPRRGFDLDHYDVPDEAHERLVAAGARAVDGHTLVRALIASGLRITARERRGR encoded by the coding sequence GTGGCAATTCTGATCGACGATCCCCGCTGGCCGGCACACGGTCGGCTCTGGTCGCATCTGGTCAGCGACTCGGATCTCGCCGAACTGCACGCCTTCGCCGCCGCCAACGGCATTCCGCGCCGAGGATTCGACCTCGACCACTACGACGTCCCCGACGAGGCCCACGAGCGGCTCGTGGCCGCCGGTGCGCGCGCCGTCGACGGTCACACGCTCGTGCGGGCGCTCATCGCTTCGGGGCTCCGCATCACCGCCCGCGAACGTCGCGGACGGTGA
- a CDS encoding vitamin K epoxide reductase family protein yields MPEAPAPARPTILAVWLILAGAVGWWAAFSLTTERFHLLTDPTATASCDFSVLVQCTANLESPQGSLFGFPNPILGLGGWIAPIVVGAAILAGARFARWFWALFWVGMLGAFVFVCWLISQSIFVLSTLCPWCMVTWVVTIPSFYAVTLHVVRSGVAPVGPRVQRIADSLMSWVPLMAILSFAVIAVLAQVRLDVLGSLF; encoded by the coding sequence ATGCCCGAAGCCCCTGCCCCCGCGCGTCCCACCATCCTCGCGGTCTGGCTCATCCTCGCCGGCGCGGTCGGATGGTGGGCCGCGTTCTCGCTCACCACCGAGCGCTTCCACCTCTTGACGGATCCGACGGCGACCGCCTCCTGCGACTTCAGTGTGCTGGTGCAGTGCACCGCGAATCTCGAGTCCCCGCAGGGCAGCCTCTTTGGTTTTCCCAACCCGATCCTCGGCCTCGGCGGCTGGATCGCGCCGATCGTCGTCGGGGCCGCGATCCTCGCCGGTGCTCGATTCGCACGGTGGTTCTGGGCGCTCTTCTGGGTCGGGATGCTGGGGGCGTTCGTCTTCGTCTGCTGGCTCATCAGCCAGAGCATCTTCGTGCTCAGCACCCTGTGCCCCTGGTGCATGGTCACGTGGGTGGTCACGATTCCCTCGTTCTATGCGGTCACCCTGCACGTCGTCCGGAGCGGAGTCGCCCCCGTCGGGCCGCGCGTGCAGCGGATCGCCGACTCGCTCATGTCCTGGGTGCCGCTGATGGCCATTCTCAGCTTCGCGGTCATCGCGGTCCTCGCCCAGGTGCGGCTCGACGTGCTCGGATCGCTCTTCTGA
- a CDS encoding Rne/Rng family ribonuclease: protein MADDAVEFDNNDNHDAESGALTPDAGAQPESSAVDTTSVVDVPEPVDAPTDEPAVAESVTAPETVTETDVVSEAPAEEEAPAEEEPLPAAEPAPAAEPAAAAEPQELTAVALGLLPEKFVSAVSTALHFYAPAFVPRPALVEPDDDEDEDDVPVSANARRRGRRRGAPERGERTEPNEPAEAPRAPRQRAVELITEPQRIKGSTRLEAKKQRRRDGRDAGRRRPVVTEAEFLARREAVDRVMVVRSKGGRIQIAVLEDNVLVEHYVARNQEASLIGNVYLGRVQNVLPSMEAAFVDIGRGRNAVLYSGEVDWDAVETGNQPRRIELALKSGDKVLVQVTKDPVGHKGARLTSQISLPGRYLVYVPGGAMNGISRKLPDTERARLKRILKEVLPESSGVIVRTAAEGATEEQLTHDVQRLTAQWEHISTQVSSMQAPAMLHSEPDLLVKIVRDVFNEDFTRMLIQGDDAQRTIEGYLAGVAPDLLERVERYDSDGDPFDDLRVTEQIEKALDRKVWLPSGGSLVIDRTEAMTVVDVNTGKFVGSGGNLEETVTKNNLEAAEEIVRQLRLRDIGGIIVVDFIDMVLESNRDLVLRRLIECLSRDRTKHQVAEVTSLGLVQMTRKKLGLGLLETFSEACEVCAGRGVIVHHDPVTKHRSSNGNGGGNSNGGGNSSIGGNGRRGRQQPPPQAPASPPAQTHVITEGVKSALAQIAASTIHAGAEEVTAEETTTVVTSIEVAEPAEGRGRPKRNKPRHDAKPRTEKDLLLDSVLSALPEPKAPGQGRARRRVSTAALTGTPVVHEPDQD from the coding sequence ATAGCCGATGACGCAGTTGAATTCGACAACAACGACAACCACGACGCCGAGAGCGGCGCGCTGACGCCCGACGCGGGTGCGCAGCCTGAGTCGTCCGCGGTTGACACGACATCTGTCGTGGACGTTCCTGAACCGGTCGACGCACCGACGGATGAGCCGGCCGTCGCAGAGTCCGTGACGGCGCCGGAGACGGTGACTGAGACGGATGTGGTGTCCGAGGCACCGGCCGAGGAAGAGGCACCTGCCGAGGAAGAGCCTCTGCCAGCGGCAGAGCCGGCGCCCGCAGCAGAACCTGCGGCAGCTGCCGAGCCCCAGGAACTCACCGCGGTGGCGCTCGGTCTTCTGCCCGAGAAGTTCGTGTCGGCCGTTTCCACGGCGTTGCACTTCTACGCCCCCGCCTTCGTCCCGCGCCCGGCTCTCGTCGAGCCGGACGACGACGAGGACGAGGACGATGTGCCGGTCTCCGCGAATGCGCGGCGGCGCGGACGTCGCCGGGGCGCACCGGAGCGCGGAGAGCGCACCGAACCGAACGAACCGGCCGAGGCGCCCCGCGCCCCCCGCCAGCGCGCTGTCGAGCTCATCACCGAGCCGCAGCGCATCAAGGGGTCGACACGCCTCGAAGCCAAGAAGCAGCGCCGCCGTGACGGCCGTGACGCCGGCCGGCGTCGGCCGGTCGTCACCGAGGCGGAGTTCCTCGCCCGACGCGAGGCCGTCGACCGGGTCATGGTCGTCCGTTCCAAGGGTGGCCGCATCCAGATCGCGGTCCTCGAAGACAACGTCCTCGTCGAGCACTACGTCGCACGCAACCAGGAGGCGTCGCTGATCGGCAACGTGTACCTCGGTCGCGTGCAGAACGTGCTGCCCAGCATGGAGGCCGCGTTCGTCGACATCGGCCGTGGCCGGAACGCCGTGCTCTACTCGGGCGAGGTGGATTGGGATGCGGTCGAGACCGGTAACCAGCCGCGCCGCATCGAGCTCGCCCTCAAGAGCGGCGACAAGGTCCTCGTGCAGGTCACGAAGGACCCGGTGGGCCACAAGGGCGCACGCCTGACGAGCCAGATCTCGCTTCCGGGCCGGTACCTCGTGTACGTCCCGGGCGGAGCCATGAACGGCATTTCGCGGAAGCTCCCCGACACCGAGCGTGCGCGTTTGAAGCGCATCCTCAAGGAGGTTCTGCCCGAGTCGTCAGGGGTCATCGTGCGCACCGCTGCCGAAGGTGCCACCGAAGAGCAGCTCACGCACGACGTGCAGCGACTCACTGCGCAGTGGGAGCACATCAGCACTCAGGTCTCGTCGATGCAGGCGCCCGCGATGCTCCACTCCGAGCCCGACCTGCTGGTGAAGATCGTCCGCGATGTCTTCAACGAGGACTTCACCCGGATGCTGATCCAGGGCGATGACGCGCAGCGCACGATCGAGGGATACCTCGCGGGCGTTGCCCCCGACCTCCTCGAGCGCGTCGAGCGGTACGACAGTGATGGCGACCCGTTCGATGACCTCCGCGTCACTGAGCAGATCGAGAAGGCGCTCGATCGCAAGGTGTGGCTGCCCTCGGGTGGGTCACTCGTGATCGACCGCACCGAGGCGATGACCGTCGTCGACGTAAATACCGGAAAGTTCGTCGGCTCCGGGGGAAACCTCGAGGAGACGGTCACCAAGAACAACCTCGAAGCGGCCGAGGAGATCGTTCGACAGCTGCGGCTGCGCGATATCGGCGGCATCATCGTCGTCGACTTCATCGATATGGTGCTCGAATCCAATCGCGATCTCGTGCTGCGCCGGCTCATCGAATGCCTGAGCCGCGACCGCACGAAGCACCAGGTCGCCGAGGTCACCTCGCTCGGTCTCGTGCAGATGACCCGCAAGAAGCTGGGGCTGGGCCTCCTGGAGACCTTCAGCGAAGCGTGCGAGGTGTGCGCCGGCCGCGGCGTCATCGTGCACCACGACCCCGTGACGAAGCACCGTTCGAGCAACGGCAACGGCGGCGGGAACAGCAACGGAGGCGGAAACAGCAGTATTGGCGGCAACGGTCGCCGCGGTCGCCAGCAGCCGCCGCCCCAGGCGCCGGCCAGTCCGCCGGCGCAGACCCACGTGATCACGGAGGGCGTGAAGTCCGCGCTCGCACAGATCGCCGCATCTACGATCCACGCGGGGGCCGAGGAGGTCACCGCCGAGGAGACGACGACCGTGGTGACGAGCATCGAGGTAGCGGAACCCGCTGAAGGGCGCGGGCGCCCGAAGCGCAACAAGCCCCGTCACGATGCGAAGCCCCGCACGGAGAAGGATCTGCTGCTCGACTCGGTGCTGAGCGCCCTGCCGGAGCCGAAAGCTCCCGGCCAGGGCCGCGCGCGTCGCCGCGTCAGCACCGCCGCGCTGACCGGCACGCCGGTCGTGCACGAGCCCGATCAGGACTGA
- the ileS gene encoding isoleucine--tRNA ligase produces the protein MTYPRTSAFGPAAAPTEPAAPVTPSPRFPEIEQNVLEFWRDDDTFRASIAQREGAPEWVFYDGPPFANGLPHYGHLLTGYAKDLFPRFQTMRGKKVDRVFGWDTHGLPAELEAMKQLGITEKDEIERMGVATFNSKARESVLAYTQEWENYVTRQARWVDFERGYKTLDTGYMESVLWAFKTLWDKGLAYEGYRVLPYCWRDETPLSSHELRMDDDVYKMRQDPSVTVTFPLVGAKAEALGLTGVRALAWTTTPWTLPTNLALAVGPGIRYVVLPAGPAGAADLHHTPEGAPDDVVESAAHRYLLAEDLLGGYVKDLGYESLDAAREAVQQSLTGAELAGVAYDRLFDYYADAEAWGTADAWHILADEYVTTTDGTGIVHQAPAYGEDDKRLADAAGLPTIVSLDDGGRFLPQVTDVAGELWMDANRPIIRLLRQGGRLLREASYEHSYPHCWRCRNPLIYKAVSSWFVRVTDVKGRLIDLNEQITWAPENVKHGQFGKWVEGARDWSISRNRYWGSPIPVWKSDDPAYPRVDVYGSLEDLERDFGRLPLDPEGNVDLHRPYIDDLTRPNPDDPTGASTMRRIEDVFDVWFDSGSMPYAQVHYPFENREWFDSHSPADFIVEYIGQTRGWFYVMHVLSGALFDRPAFTGVSCHGIVLGSDGQKMSKSLRNYPDVSEVFDRDGSDAMRWFLMSSSVLRGGNLVVTEEGIRAGVREFMLPLWNTWYFFATYANAARGAGGAGYEAQWRTDSTDVLDRYILTLTGELVRGVAADLEALDSTSAAAKLRGFAEVLTNWYIRRSRDRFWQGVSDDPRNTEAFDTLYTVLETVTRVAAPLLPLVAERVWQGLTGGRSVHLEDWPDASAFPEATVIRSAMDAVREVSSVANALRKREGKRVRLPLPLLTVVVPDADALAQFDDILREELNVKAVELVALRPETATEYGITHRLTVNARAAGPRLGKQVQQVIKAARSGDWTEIDGRVVAGGIELEPAEYELALETSGRPEGEALSVLATGGFVLLDTRTTPELEAEGLARDVVRAVQDTRKAAGFDVSDRIALSLVFADAADASAVVSAFDVADIAGETLARSATVNGAVVAGSTFDAASAAEFSADFAGGAFANGGAFTVGVTRIGGEAE, from the coding sequence ATGACATACCCCCGCACTTCCGCCTTCGGTCCCGCCGCCGCGCCCACCGAACCGGCGGCGCCCGTGACGCCGAGCCCGCGCTTTCCGGAGATCGAACAGAACGTCCTCGAGTTCTGGCGCGATGACGACACGTTCCGCGCGTCGATCGCGCAGCGCGAGGGCGCGCCCGAGTGGGTGTTCTACGACGGCCCGCCGTTCGCGAACGGCCTGCCGCACTACGGGCACCTGCTGACCGGATACGCGAAGGACCTCTTCCCCCGTTTCCAGACCATGCGCGGCAAGAAGGTCGACCGCGTCTTCGGCTGGGACACCCACGGTCTCCCGGCCGAACTCGAGGCGATGAAGCAGCTCGGCATCACCGAGAAGGACGAGATCGAGCGGATGGGGGTCGCGACCTTCAACAGCAAGGCGCGTGAATCCGTGCTCGCGTACACCCAGGAGTGGGAGAACTACGTCACCCGGCAGGCCCGCTGGGTGGACTTCGAGCGCGGCTACAAGACGCTCGACACCGGCTATATGGAGTCGGTGCTGTGGGCGTTCAAGACCCTCTGGGACAAGGGCCTCGCGTACGAGGGCTACCGCGTGCTCCCGTACTGCTGGCGTGACGAGACCCCGTTGTCGAGCCACGAGCTGCGGATGGACGACGACGTCTACAAGATGCGTCAGGACCCGTCCGTGACCGTCACGTTCCCGCTCGTGGGGGCGAAGGCGGAAGCGCTCGGACTCACCGGTGTGCGCGCACTCGCGTGGACGACGACGCCGTGGACGCTGCCGACGAACCTCGCGCTCGCGGTCGGTCCCGGCATCCGCTACGTCGTCCTGCCGGCGGGGCCCGCGGGCGCGGCGGATCTGCATCACACCCCCGAGGGCGCTCCCGACGATGTCGTGGAGTCCGCGGCGCATCGGTACCTTCTCGCGGAGGACCTGCTCGGCGGTTACGTCAAGGACCTCGGCTACGAGTCGCTGGATGCGGCGCGCGAGGCGGTGCAGCAGTCGCTCACCGGAGCCGAACTCGCGGGCGTCGCCTACGACCGGCTCTTCGACTACTACGCCGACGCGGAGGCCTGGGGGACCGCGGATGCGTGGCACATCCTCGCCGATGAATACGTCACGACGACCGACGGAACCGGCATCGTCCATCAGGCCCCGGCGTACGGTGAGGACGACAAGCGACTCGCGGACGCGGCCGGGCTCCCGACCATCGTCAGCCTCGACGACGGCGGCCGCTTCCTGCCGCAGGTGACCGACGTGGCGGGCGAGCTCTGGATGGACGCGAATCGTCCGATCATCCGCCTGCTCCGTCAGGGTGGGCGGCTTCTCCGCGAGGCCAGCTACGAGCACTCCTACCCGCATTGCTGGCGCTGCCGGAACCCTCTCATCTACAAGGCTGTCTCGAGCTGGTTCGTGCGCGTCACGGACGTCAAGGGTCGCCTCATCGATCTCAACGAGCAGATCACCTGGGCGCCGGAGAACGTGAAGCACGGTCAGTTCGGCAAATGGGTCGAGGGCGCCCGCGACTGGTCGATCAGCCGCAACCGCTACTGGGGTTCGCCGATCCCGGTGTGGAAGAGCGACGACCCCGCGTACCCGCGCGTCGACGTCTACGGTTCTCTCGAGGATCTGGAGCGCGATTTCGGTCGGCTTCCGCTCGACCCCGAGGGCAACGTCGATCTGCACCGGCCCTACATCGACGACCTGACGCGCCCGAACCCGGACGACCCGACCGGCGCGTCCACGATGCGACGCATCGAGGACGTCTTCGATGTCTGGTTCGATTCCGGCTCCATGCCGTATGCGCAGGTGCACTATCCGTTCGAGAACCGCGAGTGGTTCGACTCGCACTCGCCCGCGGACTTCATCGTCGAGTACATCGGCCAGACGCGCGGATGGTTCTACGTCATGCACGTGCTCTCCGGCGCGCTGTTCGACCGCCCCGCGTTCACGGGCGTATCGTGCCACGGCATCGTTCTCGGCAGCGACGGTCAGAAGATGTCGAAGTCGCTGCGGAACTACCCCGACGTGAGCGAGGTCTTCGACCGCGACGGCTCCGACGCCATGCGCTGGTTCCTGATGTCGAGCTCGGTGCTGCGCGGCGGAAACCTCGTCGTCACCGAGGAAGGCATCCGGGCGGGCGTGCGGGAGTTCATGCTGCCGCTGTGGAACACGTGGTACTTCTTCGCGACCTACGCCAATGCCGCCCGGGGCGCTGGGGGCGCGGGCTACGAGGCGCAGTGGCGCACCGATTCGACGGATGTGCTCGACCGCTACATCCTGACCCTCACCGGAGAGCTGGTGCGCGGTGTCGCCGCCGACCTGGAGGCTCTCGATTCGACGAGTGCCGCCGCCAAGCTCCGTGGTTTCGCGGAGGTGCTCACGAACTGGTACATCCGCCGTTCGCGCGACCGTTTCTGGCAGGGGGTGTCCGACGACCCGCGGAACACCGAGGCCTTCGACACGCTCTACACGGTGCTCGAGACCGTCACCCGCGTCGCGGCGCCCCTGCTGCCGCTCGTGGCCGAGCGCGTCTGGCAGGGACTCACCGGCGGGCGGAGCGTGCACCTCGAGGATTGGCCGGATGCATCCGCATTCCCGGAGGCGACGGTCATCCGCTCCGCGATGGATGCGGTGCGCGAGGTGTCGTCGGTGGCGAACGCCCTCCGCAAGCGCGAGGGCAAGCGGGTGCGCCTGCCGCTGCCGCTGCTGACGGTCGTGGTGCCGGATGCGGACGCCCTCGCGCAGTTCGACGACATCCTCCGCGAGGAGCTGAACGTGAAGGCCGTCGAACTCGTGGCTCTCCGCCCCGAGACGGCGACCGAGTACGGCATCACCCATCGCCTCACCGTCAACGCGCGCGCCGCCGGCCCTCGCCTCGGTAAGCAGGTGCAGCAGGTGATCAAGGCCGCGCGCAGCGGTGACTGGACGGAGATCGACGGTCGCGTCGTCGCCGGCGGCATCGAACTGGAGCCGGCCGAGTACGAGCTCGCCCTCGAGACCAGCGGCCGCCCGGAGGGCGAAGCGTTGTCGGTGCTCGCGACGGGGGGCTTCGTGCTCCTCGATACGCGGACGACGCCCGAACTCGAGGCCGAAGGGCTCGCGCGCGACGTGGTTCGCGCCGTGCAGGACACCCGGAAGGCCGCGGGCTTCGACGTCAGCGATCGCATCGCGCTTTCGCTCGTCTTCGCGGACGCGGCCGACGCGTCCGCGGTCGTGTCCGCGTTCGACGTGGCCGACATCGCCGGTGAGACGCTGGCGCGCAGTGCGACCGTGAATGGCGCCGTGGTGGCCGGCAGCACCTTCGACGCCGCATCCGCCGCGGAGTTCTCCGCCGACTTCGCCGGAGGCGCCTTCGCGAATGGCGGAGCGTTCACGGTGGGAGTCACCCGCATCGGAGGAGAAGCAGAATGA
- the ndk gene encoding nucleoside-diphosphate kinase yields the protein MATEETLVLVKPDGVARGLTGAILARIEAKGYALVDIRLVEPDRARFEQHYEEHEGKPFYEPLVEFMMSGPSVAIRLAGNRVIEGFRSLAGTTDPTSAAPGTIRGDFGRDWGLKVQQNLVHGSDSPESAARELGIWFD from the coding sequence ATGGCCACCGAAGAAACACTCGTTCTCGTCAAGCCCGACGGTGTCGCACGCGGATTGACCGGCGCGATCCTCGCCCGCATCGAAGCCAAGGGTTACGCCCTCGTCGACATCCGCCTCGTCGAGCCCGATCGCGCTCGTTTCGAACAGCACTACGAAGAGCACGAGGGTAAGCCGTTCTACGAGCCTCTCGTGGAGTTCATGATGTCGGGCCCGTCGGTCGCCATCCGCCTCGCGGGCAACCGCGTGATCGAGGGCTTCCGCTCCCTCGCCGGCACGACCGACCCGACGTCGGCCGCGCCCGGCACGATCCGCGGCGATTTCGGTCGCGACTGGGGTCTGAAGGTGCAGCAGAACCTCGTACACGGCAGCGACAGCCCCGAGTCGGCCGCGCGCGAACTCGGCATCTGGTTCGACTGA
- a CDS encoding bifunctional folylpolyglutamate synthase/dihydrofolate synthase produces MSGNDQKRADAVYTQLLARQGEQWVQPRIERTRRVLELLDDPQRTYRVVHVTGTNGKTSTSRIVESLLRAHGLRTGLFTSPHLTRFTERIMIDGEPIADAAVADAWDEIAPFVALVDAQLAAEDDAPLTFFELLTVLAFVAFSDAPVDVAVIEVGMGGTWDSTNTADGDVAVIAPIGLDHADRLGNTIAEIATVKAGIIKPDAAVVSAAQTPEAEAVLRAQAQRVGATIAFEGQDFALVADRLAVGGQLLDVRGLAGEYDELYLPLYGVHQGRNAVLAIAAVESLIGGAAQRLVADVLTDGFAQATSPGRLQLVGIQPTVVVDAAHNPHGAAALVEALRSSFDFDEWGVVLGILGDKDAAGIVAQLQPIAAHVFATAPESERAEEADTIADLAEEAGLRVTVHDDLPAAAEAAREWAAAADRRAVIVAGSVVLAGEALALAEAESWKDGWTA; encoded by the coding sequence ATGAGCGGCAACGATCAGAAGCGGGCGGATGCGGTCTACACGCAGCTGCTGGCCCGGCAGGGCGAGCAGTGGGTTCAGCCGCGGATCGAGCGCACTCGGCGCGTGCTGGAGCTGCTCGATGATCCGCAGCGCACGTATCGCGTCGTGCACGTGACGGGAACCAACGGCAAGACGTCGACGAGTCGAATCGTCGAGAGCCTGTTGCGCGCGCACGGACTGCGCACCGGGCTGTTCACGAGCCCGCACCTCACCCGGTTCACCGAGCGCATCATGATCGACGGCGAGCCGATCGCGGATGCGGCGGTGGCCGACGCGTGGGACGAGATCGCCCCCTTCGTGGCGCTGGTCGACGCGCAGTTGGCCGCGGAGGACGACGCCCCCCTGACGTTCTTCGAGCTTCTGACGGTGCTGGCGTTCGTCGCCTTCTCCGACGCGCCCGTCGATGTCGCGGTCATCGAGGTCGGGATGGGCGGTACCTGGGACTCGACGAACACGGCGGACGGTGACGTCGCCGTGATCGCGCCGATCGGTCTCGACCATGCGGATCGGCTCGGAAACACGATCGCGGAGATCGCGACCGTCAAGGCCGGAATCATCAAGCCGGATGCCGCGGTCGTGTCGGCGGCGCAGACTCCCGAGGCCGAGGCCGTGCTCCGCGCTCAGGCCCAGCGGGTCGGCGCGACGATCGCCTTCGAGGGCCAGGACTTCGCTCTGGTCGCCGACCGCCTGGCGGTCGGCGGGCAGCTGCTCGACGTGCGGGGTCTCGCCGGCGAGTACGACGAGCTGTACCTGCCGCTCTACGGCGTGCACCAGGGCCGGAATGCGGTGCTGGCGATCGCCGCGGTGGAGTCGCTGATCGGCGGCGCAGCGCAGCGTCTGGTTGCCGACGTGCTGACCGACGGATTCGCGCAGGCCACGTCGCCGGGACGCCTGCAACTCGTCGGCATCCAACCGACCGTCGTCGTCGACGCCGCGCACAACCCGCACGGCGCCGCCGCCCTCGTGGAGGCGCTGCGCAGCTCCTTCGATTTCGACGAGTGGGGCGTGGTGCTCGGCATTCTGGGTGACAAGGATGCGGCCGGTATCGTGGCTCAGCTGCAGCCGATCGCCGCGCATGTCTTCGCGACCGCGCCCGAATCGGAGCGCGCCGAGGAGGCCGATACCATCGCGGATCTCGCAGAAGAGGCGGGCTTGAGGGTCACCGTGCACGACGATCTTCCGGCGGCGGCGGAAGCCGCCCGGGAGTGGGCGGCTGCAGCCGATCGCCGCGCGGTCATCGTCGCAGGATCCGTCGTCCTCGCGGGTGAGGCGCTCGCCCTCGCCGAGGCGGAGTCGTGGAAGGACGGGTGGACGGCGTGA